A section of the Streptomyces sp. NBC_00178 genome encodes:
- the secD gene encoding protein translocase subunit SecD: MTRATTVRAVLAAAVLLASVFITLTMSPRLGLDLQGGTRMVLQAKDSDTAEADRESTDRTMEVLRKRIDSLGVSEPVLTRSGEDRIIVELPDVQDPRQAADVIGRTAQLGFHAVRGPGGPGGTGLDDEPTAGQREDGPTLPDEQGSPLALGPVRLSGAGVADATAAFDAQQGSGWSVALDFHKGAGERWTRLTGDAACHPAGDERRRVAIVLDGKVISSPQVDPSVACEAGLPSGSTRITGSFSADEARDLALLIKGGALPVPVEIVEQRTVGPTLGAAAIEASATAALIGAAATALFITFVYRLFGALAALALAAYGVISYAALVVLGVTLTLPGLAGFVLAIGMAVDANVLVFERAREEYAARPGRPLRSALTAGFRNAWSAVADSNVTTLIAAALLFLLGSGPVKGFGVTLAIGVLVSMFSALVIARALTEIAAGSRFVGDYREVNGIGMPGRVRTWIGARDPRLFRSPHRWLLTSLAVVLIAVTGIFVRGVDLGVEFTGGRLVEYSTSRPVDVETARATLAAAGFEDAEVTTAGGDGLSVRTGGLDDDGEHALRSALAEEGGETTKVRDELIGPSLGDELRRNALIALGVAVVVQLAYLAARFRWTFAVSSVGALVHDVVVLVGAFAWLGRPVDGIFLAALLTVIGYSVNDSVVVFDRVRELWAANRRSPVSEVACHAVLQTVPRTVNTGAGALFILVALAVLGGDSLADFALALLIGICVGTYSSVLTAVPGALLMERSSKAPPPAAKRSPRGGKPVRRRDPADNGARV; encoded by the coding sequence ATGACTCGCGCCACCACGGTGCGGGCGGTTCTGGCTGCCGCCGTACTGCTCGCCTCCGTGTTCATCACACTGACCATGTCCCCCAGACTCGGCCTCGATCTCCAGGGCGGCACCCGCATGGTGCTCCAGGCCAAGGACTCGGACACCGCCGAGGCGGACCGGGAGAGCACCGACCGCACCATGGAGGTCCTGCGCAAGCGCATCGACTCGCTCGGTGTCTCCGAACCCGTCCTGACCCGGTCGGGAGAGGACCGGATCATCGTCGAACTGCCCGACGTCCAGGACCCGCGCCAGGCCGCCGACGTCATCGGCAGGACGGCCCAGCTCGGCTTCCACGCGGTGCGGGGACCCGGCGGCCCCGGTGGGACAGGACTCGACGACGAGCCCACGGCCGGGCAGCGGGAGGACGGCCCGACGCTGCCCGACGAACAGGGCAGCCCGCTGGCCCTCGGCCCGGTCCGCCTGTCCGGTGCGGGGGTCGCGGACGCCACCGCCGCCTTCGACGCGCAGCAGGGCTCGGGCTGGAGCGTCGCCCTCGACTTCCACAAGGGCGCGGGCGAGCGGTGGACCCGGCTCACCGGGGACGCCGCCTGCCACCCGGCGGGGGACGAGAGACGTCGCGTGGCGATCGTCCTCGACGGAAAGGTCATCTCCTCGCCCCAGGTTGACCCGTCGGTCGCCTGCGAGGCCGGTCTGCCCTCGGGATCCACCCGCATCACCGGTTCGTTCAGTGCCGACGAGGCACGCGATCTCGCCCTGCTCATCAAGGGCGGCGCTCTCCCCGTGCCCGTCGAGATCGTCGAGCAGCGGACGGTCGGCCCGACACTCGGCGCCGCGGCCATCGAGGCCAGTGCCACGGCCGCGCTGATCGGCGCCGCCGCCACCGCGCTCTTCATCACCTTCGTGTACCGGCTCTTCGGCGCCCTGGCGGCTCTCGCCCTCGCGGCCTACGGAGTCATCTCCTACGCCGCGCTCGTGGTTCTCGGAGTCACCCTGACCCTGCCGGGGCTCGCCGGGTTCGTCCTCGCCATCGGGATGGCGGTCGACGCCAACGTCCTCGTCTTCGAGCGGGCCCGGGAGGAGTACGCGGCCAGGCCCGGCCGCCCGCTGCGTTCCGCGCTTACCGCCGGCTTCCGCAACGCCTGGAGCGCCGTGGCCGACTCCAACGTCACCACCCTGATCGCCGCCGCGCTCCTGTTCCTCCTCGGCTCGGGACCGGTCAAGGGCTTCGGGGTGACCCTGGCCATCGGTGTGCTGGTCTCGATGTTCTCCGCGCTGGTCATCGCCCGCGCCCTCACCGAGATCGCGGCCGGCTCCCGGTTCGTCGGCGACTACCGGGAGGTGAACGGGATCGGCATGCCCGGCCGGGTCCGCACCTGGATCGGGGCGCGGGACCCCCGGCTCTTCCGGTCGCCGCACCGCTGGCTGCTGACCTCTCTCGCGGTGGTCCTGATCGCCGTGACCGGCATCTTCGTGCGCGGGGTGGATCTGGGGGTGGAGTTCACCGGTGGCCGGCTGGTGGAGTACTCCACCAGCCGGCCGGTCGACGTCGAGACCGCCCGCGCCACGCTCGCCGCGGCGGGCTTCGAGGACGCCGAGGTCACCACCGCGGGAGGCGACGGCCTGTCCGTGCGGACGGGGGGCCTCGACGACGACGGGGAGCACGCACTGCGATCGGCGCTGGCCGAGGAGGGCGGCGAGACCACCAAGGTCCGCGACGAACTGATCGGGCCCAGCCTCGGCGACGAACTGCGCCGCAACGCGCTGATCGCGCTGGGAGTCGCCGTCGTCGTACAACTCGCCTATCTGGCAGCCCGGTTCCGCTGGACCTTCGCGGTGTCCTCCGTCGGGGCGCTGGTGCACGACGTCGTCGTGCTGGTGGGCGCCTTCGCCTGGCTCGGACGCCCGGTGGACGGGATCTTCCTGGCCGCCCTGCTCACCGTCATCGGCTACTCCGTGAACGACTCGGTGGTGGTCTTCGACCGGGTACGGGAACTGTGGGCGGCCAACCGTCGCTCACCGGTCTCCGAAGTGGCCTGCCACGCCGTCCTGCAGACCGTCCCCCGCACGGTCAACACCGGCGCGGGGGCCCTGTTCATCCTGGTCGCGCTGGCGGTGCTCGGCGGCGACTCGCTCGCGGACTTCGCGCTCGCCCTGCTCATCGGCATCTGTGTGGGCACCTACTCCTCGGTGCTGACGGCGGTCCCCGGAGCGCTGCTGATGGAACGGAGCAGCAAGGCCCCGCCGCCGGCGGCGAAACGGTCGCCGCGCGGCGGGAAGCCGGTTCGCCGCCGTGACCCCGCCGACAACGGGGCGCGGGTGTAG
- a CDS encoding LysR substrate-binding domain-containing protein codes for MYDPVQLRTFLAVAQTLSFTRAARRLGVRQSTVSQHVRRLESETGRQLFSRDTHRVDLTQDGEAMLGFARTILQANERAAAFFTGTRLGGRLRFGASEDFVLTELPEILESFRREHPDVELELTVELSGTLHRQLAAGRLDLVLAKRRAGDTHGELVRHDTLAWIGAPRLRVDPDRPVPLIAFPPPGITRARALEVLEEHGRSWRFACTSASLSALVAAARAGLGVMAHTRGLIPPGLAPVPARAGLPELGDVDFVLLHGRRGGAAQGAADALAAAILASGDRLHRSPGDPGQPGPA; via the coding sequence ATGTACGACCCCGTCCAGCTCCGTACCTTCCTCGCCGTGGCGCAGACCCTGAGCTTCACCCGGGCGGCCCGCAGACTCGGTGTCCGGCAGTCCACGGTGAGCCAGCACGTGCGCCGCCTGGAGTCGGAGACCGGGCGTCAGCTGTTCAGCCGTGACACGCACCGGGTCGATCTGACCCAGGACGGCGAGGCCATGCTGGGATTCGCGCGGACCATCCTGCAGGCCAACGAGCGGGCGGCGGCGTTCTTCACCGGGACCCGGCTGGGCGGGCGGCTGCGGTTCGGGGCGTCCGAGGACTTCGTGCTCACGGAGCTGCCGGAGATCCTGGAGTCCTTCCGCCGTGAGCACCCCGACGTGGAGCTGGAACTGACGGTGGAGCTGTCCGGGACGCTGCACCGTCAGCTCGCGGCGGGCCGGCTCGACCTGGTCCTCGCCAAGCGCCGCGCCGGTGACACCCACGGGGAGCTCGTCCGCCACGACACCCTCGCATGGATCGGCGCACCGCGGCTGCGCGTCGACCCCGACCGCCCGGTGCCGCTGATCGCCTTCCCGCCGCCCGGCATCACCCGGGCCCGCGCCCTCGAGGTGCTGGAGGAGCACGGCAGGTCCTGGCGCTTCGCGTGCACGAGCGCAAGCCTGAGCGCGCTCGTGGCGGCGGCGCGCGCGGGGCTCGGGGTCATGGCGCACACGCGCGGGCTCATCCCCCCGGGGCTCGCCCCCGTGCCGGCGAGGGCGGGACTGCCGGAGCTCGGAGATGTCGATTTCGTGCTGCTGCACGGGCGGCGCGGAGGCGCCGCCCAGGGGGCGGCCGACGCCCTCGCGGCCGCGATCCTGGCCAGTGGCGACCGGCTGCACCGGAGTCCGGGGGACCCCGGGCAGCCCGGACCGGCGTAA
- a CDS encoding AMP-dependent synthetase/ligase, with protein MAAAPQVGGLADTVFDFAEEDPQRTALGRKDAEGHWHEVSAAAFRDEVLALAKGLIAQGIRFGDRVALMSRTRYEWTLFDFALWTVGAQSVPVYPTSSAEQVLWMLHDAEVVAVMVEHEDHAMTIGSVIDRLPNLMRLWQLDADAVTELSEAGTLVDDEVVHRHRRAVTPESVATVIYTSGTTGRPKGCVITHANFMFEADTMVSRWHPVFLSKPGEEAATLLFLPLAHVFGRMVEIAALRGRVKLGHQPELSAKALMPDLVSFRPTFILAVPYIFEKVFNGARRKAESEGRVGPFDKAVEIAVKYAEALEERAFGTGPGPSAGLRMQHQFFDKVVYRKVREAMGGRVRHAMSGGSGMDRRLGLFFAGAGVSVFEGYGLTETTAAATANPPERTRYGTVGQPIPGSTVHIARDGEVWVHGANVFSGYLGDPKSTDAVLNDGWLATGDLGALDEDGYLTITGRKKEILVTSGGKSVAPAGLEERVRAHPLVAQCIVVGNDRPYIAALVTVDTEAVEHWLAMQGRTPMRAADLVRDSDLEMEVRRAVVAANTAVSQAESIRTFRILAHQFTEEHGMLTPSLKLKRKAIETAYSAEVDALYR; from the coding sequence ATGGCCGCTGCCCCTCAAGTCGGCGGTCTTGCCGACACCGTCTTCGATTTCGCCGAAGAGGACCCCCAGCGGACGGCCCTCGGGCGCAAGGACGCGGAGGGGCACTGGCACGAGGTGTCGGCCGCCGCGTTCCGCGACGAGGTGCTCGCCCTGGCGAAGGGGCTGATCGCCCAGGGCATCCGCTTCGGCGATCGGGTCGCCCTCATGTCGCGTACACGCTACGAGTGGACCCTGTTCGACTTCGCGCTCTGGACCGTGGGGGCGCAGTCGGTGCCGGTCTACCCGACGTCGTCGGCCGAACAGGTGCTGTGGATGCTCCACGACGCCGAGGTCGTGGCCGTCATGGTCGAGCACGAGGACCACGCCATGACCATCGGTTCGGTCATCGACCGGCTGCCGAACCTCATGCGGCTCTGGCAGCTGGACGCCGACGCGGTGACGGAGCTCTCCGAGGCGGGGACCCTGGTCGACGACGAGGTCGTCCACCGGCACCGCCGCGCGGTGACCCCCGAGTCGGTGGCCACCGTGATCTACACGTCCGGCACGACGGGCCGCCCCAAGGGCTGCGTGATCACCCACGCCAACTTCATGTTCGAGGCGGACACCATGGTCTCGCGCTGGCATCCGGTGTTCCTCTCGAAGCCCGGGGAGGAGGCGGCCACGCTCCTCTTCCTGCCGCTGGCCCACGTCTTCGGCCGCATGGTGGAGATCGCCGCGCTGCGGGGGCGGGTGAAGCTGGGCCACCAGCCGGAGCTGTCGGCCAAGGCGCTCATGCCGGACCTGGTGTCCTTCCGGCCCACCTTCATCCTCGCCGTGCCGTACATCTTCGAGAAGGTCTTCAACGGTGCACGGCGCAAGGCGGAGTCCGAGGGCCGGGTGGGCCCGTTCGACAAGGCCGTGGAGATCGCGGTGAAGTACGCGGAAGCGCTGGAGGAGCGGGCCTTCGGGACCGGCCCCGGCCCGTCCGCGGGCCTCCGGATGCAGCACCAGTTCTTCGACAAGGTCGTCTACCGCAAGGTGCGCGAGGCGATGGGCGGCCGGGTGCGGCACGCGATGTCCGGAGGCTCCGGGATGGACAGAAGACTCGGTCTGTTCTTCGCGGGAGCGGGCGTCAGCGTCTTCGAGGGCTACGGACTCACCGAGACGACCGCCGCGGCCACCGCCAATCCCCCCGAGCGCACCCGCTACGGCACGGTGGGACAGCCGATCCCCGGCTCCACCGTGCACATCGCCCGGGACGGCGAGGTGTGGGTGCACGGGGCGAACGTGTTCTCCGGCTACCTCGGCGATCCGAAGTCCACCGACGCGGTGCTGAACGACGGCTGGCTGGCCACCGGCGACCTGGGCGCGCTCGACGAGGACGGCTATCTGACCATCACCGGGCGCAAGAAGGAGATCCTGGTGACGTCCGGCGGCAAGAGCGTCGCGCCGGCCGGCCTGGAGGAGCGGGTCCGCGCCCACCCCCTGGTCGCGCAGTGCATCGTCGTCGGGAACGACCGCCCCTACATCGCGGCGCTGGTGACCGTGGACACGGAGGCGGTCGAGCACTGGCTCGCCATGCAGGGCCGTACGCCGATGCGGGCGGCCGATCTGGTGCGCGACTCCGATCTGGAGATGGAGGTGCGCCGGGCGGTGGTGGCCGCGAACACCGCCGTGTCCCAGGCCGAGTCGATCCGCACGTTCCGCATACTGGCGCACCAGTTCACCGAGGAGCACGGCATGCTGACACCGTCGCTGAAGCTGAAGCGGAAGGCGATCGAGACGGCGTACTCGGCGGAGGTCGACGCCCTGTACCGCTGA
- the fdhD gene encoding formate dehydrogenase accessory sulfurtransferase FdhD produces the protein MGRVTERRRIIRIRDGAVTTRPDTLVAEEPLEIRLNGKPLAITMRTPGDDFALAAGFLVSEGVIGEGSEVQSIVYCAGATADGVNTYNVVDVKLAPGVPVPDIALERNVYTTSSCGLCGKASLDAVRTTTRHPVSDTPPVRVTPELLSALPDRLREAQRVFDRTGGLHAAALFSPEGELLDIREDVGRHNAVDKLVGRALTDGRLPLSRAILLVSGRASFELAQKAVMAGIPMLVAVSAPSSLAVDLAAETGLTLVGFLRGKSMNVYAGDHRIALGAAVGQG, from the coding sequence ATGGGACGGGTCACCGAGCGTCGCCGCATCATCCGCATCCGGGACGGGGCGGTCACGACCCGCCCCGACACCCTCGTCGCCGAGGAGCCCCTGGAGATCCGGCTGAACGGCAAGCCCCTCGCCATCACCATGCGCACCCCGGGCGACGACTTCGCCCTCGCGGCGGGGTTCCTGGTGAGCGAGGGCGTGATCGGCGAGGGCTCCGAGGTGCAGTCGATCGTGTACTGCGCCGGGGCGACGGCCGACGGTGTGAACACGTACAACGTGGTGGACGTGAAGCTGGCGCCCGGCGTCCCGGTCCCCGACATCGCGCTGGAACGCAACGTGTACACCACGTCGTCGTGCGGCCTGTGCGGCAAGGCCAGCCTCGACGCGGTCCGCACCACGACCCGCCATCCCGTCTCCGACACTCCCCCGGTCCGGGTGACACCCGAACTGCTCTCCGCTCTCCCCGACCGGCTGCGCGAGGCGCAGCGGGTGTTCGACCGGACCGGGGGCCTGCACGCCGCGGCGCTGTTCTCACCGGAGGGCGAACTGCTGGACATCAGGGAGGACGTCGGCCGGCACAACGCGGTCGACAAGCTCGTCGGGCGCGCCCTCACGGACGGCCGGCTGCCGCTCTCCAGGGCGATCCTGCTGGTGTCGGGCCGCGCGTCCTTCGAGCTGGCGCAGAAGGCGGTGATGGCGGGGATCCCGATGCTGGTGGCGGTCTCGGCGCCGTCGTCGCTGGCCGTGGATCTCGCGGCCGAGACCGGACTGACCCTCGTCGGTTTCCTGCGGGGGAAGTCCATGAACGTGTACGCGGGTGACCACCGCATCGCCCTCGGGGCGGCGGTGGGCCAGGGCTGA
- a CDS encoding bile acid:sodium symporter family protein, whose protein sequence is MNRRTSRRIPAPPAWLPVDPYILALVGTVVLAALLPASGTGADVAGGASTGAVALLFFLYGARLSTAEAVDGLKHWRLHLTVLACTFVVFPLLGLAGHALVPYVLTPQLQEGFLFLCLVPSTIQSSIAFTSMARGNVPAAICAGSFSSLAGILLTPLLAAVLLGGTGGGFSLDSLVKIVLQLLAPFLAGQVLRRWIGGFLGRHRKILGLVDRGSILLVVYTAFSEGMVAGIWHQVTPLRLGGLLAAEAVLLALMLTISGRGAKRLGFGREDAIAIQFAGSKKSLAAGLPMASVLFGAHASLAVLPLMLFHQMQLMVCAVIAKRRSRDPLPDDVAVPRQPVPVG, encoded by the coding sequence ATGAACCGCCGCACCAGCCGCCGTATCCCCGCGCCACCGGCCTGGCTGCCGGTCGATCCCTACATACTGGCGCTGGTCGGCACGGTGGTCCTCGCGGCACTGCTGCCCGCCTCGGGCACGGGCGCTGACGTGGCGGGCGGTGCGTCGACCGGGGCGGTGGCCCTGCTCTTCTTCCTCTACGGAGCGCGCCTCTCGACCGCGGAGGCGGTCGACGGGCTCAAGCACTGGCGGCTCCACCTCACCGTCCTGGCCTGCACCTTCGTGGTCTTCCCGCTGCTGGGGCTCGCGGGCCACGCGCTCGTGCCCTACGTGCTGACCCCGCAGCTCCAGGAAGGGTTCCTCTTCCTGTGCCTGGTGCCCTCGACCATCCAGTCGTCGATCGCCTTCACCTCGATGGCCCGCGGCAACGTGCCGGCCGCCATCTGCGCGGGCTCGTTCTCCAGCCTCGCCGGGATCCTGCTGACGCCGCTGCTGGCAGCCGTGCTGCTCGGCGGCACCGGGGGAGGTTTCTCCCTGGACTCACTGGTGAAGATCGTCCTCCAGCTGCTGGCGCCCTTCCTCGCCGGGCAGGTGCTGCGACGCTGGATCGGAGGCTTCCTCGGCCGGCACCGCAAGATCCTCGGCCTCGTCGACCGCGGCTCGATCCTGCTCGTCGTCTACACGGCGTTCAGCGAGGGCATGGTGGCCGGAATCTGGCACCAGGTCACCCCGCTGCGGCTCGGAGGGCTCCTCGCCGCGGAGGCCGTCCTGCTCGCCCTGATGCTCACGATCAGCGGGCGCGGCGCCAAGCGGCTGGGATTCGGGCGCGAGGACGCCATCGCCATCCAGTTCGCCGGATCGAAGAAGAGCCTCGCCGCGGGCCTGCCCATGGCCAGCGTCCTGTTCGGCGCGCACGCGAGCCTCGCCGTGCTGCCGCTGATGCTCTTCCACCAGATGCAGCTCATGGTCTGCGCGGTCATCGCGAAGCGCCGCTCCCGCGATCCGCTTCCGGACGACGTGGCCGTGCCGCGGCAGCCCGTGCCGGTGGGCTGA
- a CDS encoding 4a-hydroxytetrahydrobiopterin dehydratase, producing the protein MPTEPLSAHDVEAGLAELPGWRLEGDRITRTYRLPSHFAAAALTVHIARIQDELNHHSDLTLGYDTVALAVHTHDAGGAVTAKDLGLAARIEAAAPSHGAG; encoded by the coding sequence GTGCCCACCGAACCGCTGTCCGCGCACGACGTCGAGGCCGGGCTGGCCGAACTGCCCGGCTGGCGGCTGGAGGGGGACCGGATCACCCGCACCTACCGGCTGCCGTCCCACTTCGCCGCTGCCGCGCTGACCGTCCACATCGCCCGGATCCAGGACGAGCTCAACCACCATTCGGACCTGACGCTGGGGTACGACACCGTGGCCCTCGCCGTGCACACCCACGACGCGGGTGGTGCCGTCACGGCGAAGGACCTCGGGCTCGCCGCCCGGATCGAGGCCGCCGCCCCTTCGCACGGTGCCGGGTAG
- a CDS encoding 2Fe-2S iron-sulfur cluster-binding protein: protein MTAVPLQPPRRLVSFTLDGEESRVPEGSTILDACRSAGTDIPTLCQGDTLTPKNACRVCVVEVEGARTLAPACSRRAEPGMTVRTDTERAKHSRKVVLELLASSTDLSTTPRAAEWIKEYEAKPDRFGEDAARVDEQPKIDNDLYVRDYDKCILCYKCVDACGEQWQNTFAIAVSGRGFDARISTEHDAALPDSACVFCGNCIEVCPTGALSFSTEFGMRAAGTWDEPAQTQTTTVCAYCGVGCNVTLHVQDNEIVKVTSPHDNPVTHGNLCIKGRFGFQHVQNRD, encoded by the coding sequence GTGACCGCTGTCCCGCTCCAGCCGCCGCGCCGGCTCGTCTCGTTCACGCTGGACGGCGAGGAGAGCCGTGTCCCCGAGGGCTCGACGATCCTCGACGCCTGCCGGTCGGCCGGCACCGACATCCCGACCCTGTGCCAGGGGGACACGCTCACACCGAAGAACGCGTGCCGGGTGTGCGTCGTCGAGGTGGAGGGCGCCCGCACGCTCGCTCCCGCCTGCTCCCGGCGGGCCGAGCCAGGGATGACGGTCCGTACGGACACCGAGCGCGCGAAGCACAGCCGCAAGGTGGTCCTGGAACTGCTGGCCTCCTCGACCGACCTGTCGACGACCCCCCGGGCCGCCGAGTGGATCAAGGAGTACGAGGCGAAGCCCGACCGCTTCGGCGAGGACGCCGCCCGGGTGGACGAACAGCCCAAGATCGACAACGACCTGTACGTCCGCGACTACGACAAGTGCATCCTCTGCTACAAGTGCGTCGACGCCTGTGGCGAGCAGTGGCAGAACACCTTCGCGATCGCCGTCTCGGGCCGCGGTTTCGACGCACGCATCTCCACGGAGCACGATGCCGCGCTCCCCGATTCGGCCTGCGTCTTCTGCGGGAACTGCATCGAGGTGTGCCCCACGGGGGCCCTCTCGTTCAGCACGGAGTTCGGCATGCGGGCGGCGGGGACGTGGGACGAACCCGCCCAGACGCAGACCACGACCGTCTGCGCGTACTGCGGTGTGGGCTGCAACGTGACCCTCCACGTGCAGGACAACGAGATCGTCAAGGTCACCTCGCCGCACGACAACCCGGTGACGCATGGCAACCTCTGTATCAAGGGCCGGTTCGGCTTCCAACACGTACAGAATCGGGATTGA
- a CDS encoding YoaK family protein yields MPVVLRDAWATLVPDMDGPDGPLPPLLLALTVLTGLVDAFSYLLLGHVFVANMTGNVVFMGFALAGTPGFSVLASAVALASFVAGAWAGGIAVHRTAAGRGRRLRNALLVEAVCVAAALVVSFVSGSPYTGGARFSLIALLGLGLGVQNAAVRAMAVPDFTTTVLTRTLTGTVADSRLARGPGSRVGRRGLSPAAMLAGAVAGGTAVLGGPRELPLLAALVILSGVVAATVLLGRGDAPWTRPDTTT; encoded by the coding sequence ATGCCCGTCGTGCTGCGTGACGCCTGGGCCACACTCGTACCCGACATGGACGGTCCGGACGGGCCGCTGCCGCCGCTCCTGCTGGCGCTGACCGTGCTCACCGGGCTCGTCGACGCGTTCAGCTACCTGCTCCTCGGCCACGTCTTCGTCGCCAACATGACCGGCAACGTCGTCTTCATGGGGTTCGCCCTCGCGGGTACCCCCGGCTTCTCCGTGCTCGCCTCGGCGGTGGCCCTCGCGTCGTTCGTGGCCGGGGCGTGGGCCGGCGGGATCGCGGTGCACCGGACGGCGGCGGGCCGGGGCCGCCGGCTGCGGAACGCACTCCTCGTCGAGGCGGTCTGTGTGGCAGCCGCCCTCGTCGTCTCCTTCGTGTCGGGCAGCCCCTACACCGGGGGCGCCCGCTTCTCGCTCATCGCGCTGCTCGGCCTCGGCCTCGGTGTGCAGAACGCCGCCGTCCGGGCCATGGCCGTTCCCGACTTCACGACCACGGTGCTGACCCGGACCCTCACCGGCACGGTCGCCGACAGCCGGCTCGCCAGGGGACCGGGAAGCAGGGTGGGCCGCCGGGGCCTCTCGCCCGCGGCCATGCTGGCCGGCGCCGTGGCGGGAGGCACCGCCGTGCTCGGCGGCCCACGGGAACTGCCGCTGCTGGCCGCCCTGGTGATCCTGTCGGGCGTCGTGGCCGCCACGGTGCTGCTCGGCCGGGGCGACGCCCCGTGGACAAGGCCGGACACCACCACCTGA
- a CDS encoding aldo/keto reductase: protein MSQVPTITLNNGLEMPQLGFGVWQVPDDEATAAVTTALEAGYRSIDTAAIYGNETGTGKALAGSGVPREELFVTTKLWNSEQGHDSTLRAFDASLDKLGLDYVDLYLIHWPVPAKDAYVDTYKAFERILADGRAKSIGVSNFHPEHLERLIGETSVVPAVNQIELHPQLQQADVRAFHARHGIATEAWSPLGSGRGLLEVPTVAAVAHKHGRTPAQAVLRWHLQTGNVVIPKSVTPSRIAENIDVFDFELDADDLAAFAALDEGKRLGPDPADFSAGA, encoded by the coding sequence GTGAGCCAGGTCCCCACCATCACCCTCAACAACGGCCTCGAGATGCCGCAGCTCGGCTTCGGTGTCTGGCAGGTGCCGGACGACGAGGCCACGGCGGCCGTGACCACGGCCCTGGAGGCCGGGTACCGGAGCATCGACACCGCCGCGATCTACGGGAACGAGACGGGCACCGGAAAGGCCCTCGCCGGCTCCGGTGTGCCCCGCGAGGAGCTCTTCGTCACCACCAAGCTGTGGAATTCCGAGCAGGGTCACGACTCGACCCTGCGCGCCTTCGACGCGTCGCTCGACAAGCTGGGTCTGGACTACGTCGACCTCTACCTGATCCACTGGCCCGTGCCCGCCAAGGACGCCTACGTCGACACGTACAAGGCCTTCGAGCGCATCCTCGCCGACGGCCGCGCGAAGTCCATCGGGGTGTCGAACTTCCACCCGGAGCACCTGGAGCGTCTGATCGGCGAGACGTCCGTCGTGCCCGCGGTGAACCAGATCGAGCTGCACCCGCAGCTGCAGCAGGCCGATGTGCGCGCCTTCCACGCCCGGCACGGCATCGCCACGGAGGCCTGGTCCCCGCTGGGCTCGGGCCGGGGCCTCCTGGAGGTCCCGACGGTGGCCGCCGTCGCGCACAAGCACGGCAGGACCCCGGCACAGGCGGTGCTCCGCTGGCACCTCCAGACGGGCAACGTGGTGATCCCCAAGTCGGTGACGCCGTCGCGGATCGCGGAGAACATCGACGTCTTCGACTTCGAGCTGGACGCCGACGACCTCGCCGCCTTCGCCGCGCTCGACGAGGGCAAGCGCCTCGGCCCCGACCCGGCCGATTTCAGCGCCGGCGCCTGA